One genomic window of Candidatus Nitrospira inopinata includes the following:
- a CDS encoding putative Ig domain-containing protein, with translation MLRIAVIVAVTALWTMVSCTDRPSSPSLASPAEGNRPPTVLSARLLNDPLSAAESAAVQVITEDPEHEAVTLSYQWYVDDVPLFGETNPTLSPAKFRRGQRVSVEITPADAKQKGPSYRVPPLSVSNAPPVVRSAMILQRDESSGNVIEALADASDPDLDPVSMTYRWYKNHVLVKEGEEAFLDAGGVAAGETVVVEVTARDPSGTSATVRSAPWSMGNRPPRIVSTPPVPKNSESYTYKVQAIDDDGDDLVYALEAAPTGMTIGERTGRIDWRVPQDQAGVQRVKIVVKDGRGGAALQEFDLHVTPLPPVARPGM, from the coding sequence CGATGGTGTCCTGCACGGATCGTCCGTCATCACCTTCTCTCGCCTCTCCGGCGGAGGGAAACCGACCTCCGACCGTTCTGTCGGCTCGGTTGCTCAATGATCCCTTGTCGGCGGCGGAATCGGCGGCCGTCCAGGTCATTACCGAAGATCCGGAACACGAAGCCGTGACCTTGTCGTATCAATGGTATGTGGATGATGTCCCGCTCTTCGGTGAAACGAACCCCACATTGTCCCCCGCCAAATTCCGTCGAGGCCAACGGGTGAGCGTGGAGATTACGCCGGCCGACGCCAAACAAAAGGGGCCTTCCTATCGAGTCCCTCCCCTGTCGGTGAGCAACGCGCCTCCGGTCGTTCGCTCGGCCATGATCCTCCAACGCGATGAGTCATCCGGAAACGTGATTGAGGCGTTGGCCGATGCGAGCGACCCCGATCTTGACCCCGTGAGCATGACCTATCGCTGGTACAAGAACCACGTGTTGGTGAAAGAAGGCGAAGAAGCGTTTCTCGATGCCGGCGGAGTCGCCGCGGGCGAGACGGTCGTCGTCGAAGTCACGGCTCGCGATCCCAGCGGGACAAGCGCCACGGTACGATCCGCTCCCTGGTCGATGGGCAATAGGCCGCCCCGGATCGTCTCCACGCCTCCGGTTCCCAAAAACTCCGAATCGTACACGTACAAGGTCCAGGCGATCGACGATGATGGAGATGATTTGGTCTATGCGTTGGAAGCCGCCCCGACCGGTATGACGATCGGCGAGCGGACCGGCCGAATCGACTGGCGTGTTCCTCAAGATCAAGCGGGAGTTCAACGCGTGAAAATAGTCGTGAAAGACGGGCGCGGCGGAGCCGCGCTGCAAGAGTTCGATCTTCACGTGACCCCGCTGCCTCCCGTTGCCCGCCCGGGAATGTAA
- a CDS encoding PhoH family protein: MSDEGVHTSLVRKLKLREGTNTAVLFGHHDRHLKLIEHELGVRLSARGEELTMDGQPEAVRQAERVVLELAALANEGIILQTEDVTHALSALRQEPDAAIRDVLCGQATIVTKKRLIGPKSPTQKTYIEAINKHDVVIAIGPAGTGKTYLAMAMAVSALMKKEVSRIILARPAVEAGEKLGFLPGDLYQKVNPYLRPLYDALFDMMDVERANRLIERGDIEIAPLAFMRGRTLNDSFVILDEAQNATAEQMKMFLTRLGFHSKMVVTGDITQVDLPNDRVSGLIEVKDVLRDVDGIAFVHFDDKDVVRHRLVQNIIKAYDRYQATGAEGSGQGRRRAPFHSSSSRHRKPSPASVPPDDVFGQPH; the protein is encoded by the coding sequence ATGTCGGACGAAGGAGTCCACACCTCGCTTGTGCGTAAGCTGAAATTACGAGAGGGCACCAATACCGCCGTCTTGTTCGGTCATCATGATCGGCATCTCAAGCTGATCGAACATGAATTGGGGGTGCGGTTGTCGGCTCGGGGCGAAGAATTGACCATGGACGGTCAACCCGAAGCCGTCCGTCAAGCGGAACGGGTGGTGCTCGAGCTGGCCGCGTTGGCGAACGAAGGCATCATCCTGCAAACGGAAGACGTCACCCACGCGTTGAGCGCCTTGCGACAGGAGCCGGACGCCGCGATCAGAGACGTCCTCTGCGGGCAGGCGACCATCGTCACCAAAAAACGGCTCATCGGTCCCAAGTCTCCGACCCAGAAAACGTACATCGAGGCGATCAACAAACACGACGTCGTCATCGCCATCGGCCCGGCCGGAACGGGCAAGACCTATTTGGCCATGGCCATGGCGGTGAGCGCGTTGATGAAAAAAGAAGTCAGCCGGATCATTCTGGCGAGACCCGCCGTCGAGGCCGGAGAAAAACTCGGGTTTCTGCCGGGCGACCTCTATCAGAAAGTCAACCCCTACCTTCGCCCCCTGTACGACGCGCTGTTCGACATGATGGACGTGGAGCGAGCCAACCGTCTGATCGAGCGGGGAGACATCGAAATCGCGCCGCTGGCGTTCATGCGCGGGCGCACGCTGAACGACTCGTTCGTCATTCTCGACGAAGCGCAAAACGCCACCGCCGAGCAGATGAAAATGTTTCTCACGCGGTTGGGATTCCACTCGAAGATGGTCGTGACGGGAGACATCACCCAGGTGGACTTGCCGAATGACCGGGTGTCGGGATTGATCGAAGTCAAGGACGTGCTCCGCGACGTGGACGGCATCGCGTTCGTGCATTTCGACGACAAGGACGTCGTGCGACACCGCCTGGTCCAGAACATCATCAAGGCCTACGATCGCTATCAAGCAACCGGCGCCGAGGGGTCGGGTCAAGGCCGACGGCGCGCGCCTTTCCACTCGTCTTCGTCCAGGCATCGCAAACCGTCTCCGGCCTCGGTGCCACCGGATGATGTTTTCGGCCAACCCCACTGA
- the ybeY gene encoding rRNA maturation RNase YbeY: protein MAVFLRVRLKRLSKRQDSLVRAARTILDMVGEPKSELSVELVGDGRMRRLNRVYRGKDRTTDVLAFAMRETKSPCRRLLGDVVISVPTAMRQAKEAGRSLNEEIAALLVHGVLHLCGYDHERNEREAARMRRRERAVLRAMEAVPCLLKRRARQAKGRL, encoded by the coding sequence ATGGCCGTCTTTCTGCGCGTCCGCCTCAAGCGGTTGTCGAAACGACAAGACTCGCTCGTGCGCGCGGCGCGAACGATTCTCGACATGGTCGGAGAGCCGAAGTCGGAATTGAGCGTGGAGTTGGTCGGCGACGGGCGGATGCGCCGTTTGAACAGAGTCTATCGGGGGAAAGATCGGACCACCGACGTGTTGGCGTTTGCGATGCGGGAGACGAAGTCTCCCTGCCGGAGGCTCCTGGGCGACGTGGTCATCTCCGTTCCCACGGCGATGCGTCAAGCGAAAGAAGCGGGGCGGTCGCTGAACGAGGAAATCGCCGCGCTGTTGGTGCACGGGGTGTTGCATTTGTGCGGGTATGACCATGAGAGGAATGAACGGGAGGCCGCCCGGATGAGGCGGCGCGAACGAGCCGTGTTGCGGGCGATGGAAGCCGTTCCTTGCTTGCTGAAACGACGGGCCCGACAAGCAAAAGGGAGACTCTGA
- the ftsY gene encoding signal recognition particle-docking protein FtsY, whose product MGWFQRLQEGLGKTRQAVRQSLDHMLGRTPTPALLEELEASLLGADLGARVVDRLIRRVNEEARGEAASSSQGVQNVLSRALYDVLKQVAGPSLLELIDRGPRPFVVLAVGVNGVGKTTTIAKMARRLVQAGRRPLLVAGDTFRAAAIEQLQVWADRLEVPIVRQRHGADPASVAFDGIAAAKARGTDVVLIDTAGRLHTKSNLMEELRKVKRVVGRELPGAPHEVLLVLDATVGQNALAQARQFHEAVGVTGLVLTKLDGTARGGIVVAIAEELKIPVRLVGVGEGVEDLQDFNPEAFVAALFGEPAAGS is encoded by the coding sequence GTGGGGTGGTTTCAGCGGTTGCAAGAGGGATTGGGGAAGACGCGGCAAGCCGTGCGGCAATCGCTCGACCACATGCTGGGGCGGACGCCGACACCGGCGCTGCTGGAAGAGCTTGAAGCGTCGCTGCTCGGCGCCGACCTCGGCGCCCGCGTCGTCGATCGATTGATCCGCCGAGTCAACGAAGAGGCGCGCGGCGAAGCAGCCTCGTCGTCCCAGGGCGTTCAAAACGTGTTGAGCCGAGCCCTGTACGACGTCCTCAAGCAGGTCGCCGGCCCTTCGCTCCTTGAGTTGATCGACCGAGGCCCCCGACCCTTCGTCGTGCTCGCGGTCGGCGTGAACGGGGTGGGAAAAACCACGACGATCGCGAAAATGGCGCGACGGCTGGTGCAGGCCGGACGGCGGCCGTTGTTGGTCGCGGGCGACACGTTTCGCGCCGCGGCGATCGAGCAGTTGCAGGTATGGGCGGATCGGTTGGAAGTGCCGATCGTCCGCCAGCGCCATGGGGCCGATCCCGCGTCCGTGGCCTTCGACGGCATCGCCGCGGCCAAGGCCCGCGGGACGGACGTGGTGCTCATCGATACGGCGGGCCGGTTGCACACCAAGTCCAACCTGATGGAAGAGTTGCGCAAGGTCAAGCGCGTCGTCGGTCGCGAGTTGCCCGGCGCGCCCCACGAGGTGCTGCTGGTGTTGGACGCCACGGTCGGCCAAAACGCCCTGGCGCAGGCCAGACAATTTCACGAGGCGGTGGGCGTCACCGGCTTGGTGTTGACGAAATTGGATGGCACGGCTCGAGGCGGCATCGTCGTGGCCATTGCCGAGGAATTAAAGATACCGGTTCGCCTGGTGGGTGTCGGAGAAGGAGTTGAAGACCTACAGGACTTCAATCCCGAGGCCTTCGTTGCGGCGCTGTTTGGAGAACCGGCCGCCGGCTCGTAG
- a CDS encoding M1 family metallopeptidase, whose translation MAHPVSMVLGTRLTCFVIMLLVSGAGCSHAVAGAVGSVHPSIVSHDLEVTINPVTHELIGRDRMVVARSLEAGTVSFSLAPTLRVESLAMVSEDESQNGRERTHPLAFSIDRTNHPVGRRVVVTLPPGHAGQVTLMWSYRGTINDPPKEPRHLRFVTPNETAGYIGEEGVYLSGESQWYPEIEGAYSAYRLHVHVPDGWTVVTQGRRQAETVRDGWVSSTWVAAEPSEALTLVANRFVVKSRDWTSRTGQRIELATYFFPDNAGLADEYLDATAAYLDAYIGILGEYPFHRFAVVENFFPSGLGMPSFTLLGSGSIKRHYVQPYALGHEIVHSWIGNSVFHRQGAGNWVEGLTTYLANYYWHELTGDDRQAAEQRRMMVEGYSLYVEQDRDYPVSRFFAKHDERDNAIGYHKAAFVFQHLRHEIGDEAFWRGVKTFAQGYRNRPADWGDIERVFARESKRDLRWFFEQWVERGGAPQLSLDEVHARSVRNQDGGETWRTAVRVRQSGRPFQMAVPLRIILDEGAETRWIRLGPAAATTEELVVAARPLQVQLDPDWMVFRRVPRSRLTPMLNGYVTDGKRTVARAATGAAGPFQPVLDRIVERESEWPESRKTAIVSLGETALPPAGSVLILGGADQRNRIEPLVKESCGDLVRFREEGFDVKGRTYEGPEMAVLFTCRRAAVPESVATVLYGLSPGAVERVAHYLFYYGWHSYVVFKNGTVVERGLWQDEPEAKEVEVNGAR comes from the coding sequence ATGGCTCATCCTGTTTCCATGGTGCTCGGAACACGGCTTACTTGCTTCGTCATCATGCTGCTCGTTTCCGGCGCAGGCTGCTCTCATGCCGTGGCCGGCGCGGTCGGCTCGGTTCATCCGTCCATTGTGAGCCATGACCTCGAGGTTACGATCAATCCCGTGACCCATGAATTGATCGGGCGTGATCGAATGGTCGTGGCGAGATCCCTCGAGGCCGGGACCGTTTCGTTCTCGCTCGCGCCAACCTTGCGCGTGGAATCGCTCGCGATGGTCAGCGAGGACGAATCTCAGAATGGTCGAGAGCGGACCCATCCGTTGGCCTTCTCCATTGATCGAACCAACCATCCGGTGGGGCGGCGAGTGGTCGTCACCCTGCCTCCCGGCCATGCCGGACAGGTCACGCTGATGTGGAGCTATCGCGGAACCATCAACGATCCGCCCAAGGAACCGCGCCACCTACGGTTCGTGACCCCGAACGAAACCGCCGGCTACATCGGCGAAGAAGGAGTCTACTTAAGCGGCGAGAGCCAATGGTATCCGGAGATCGAGGGGGCCTACAGCGCCTACCGTCTTCATGTTCATGTTCCGGATGGATGGACGGTCGTGACGCAGGGACGTCGACAAGCCGAGACGGTCCGTGACGGATGGGTTTCTTCGACATGGGTGGCCGCGGAGCCATCGGAAGCCTTGACCCTGGTCGCCAATCGATTTGTCGTCAAAAGCCGAGATTGGACGAGCCGAACCGGGCAACGGATCGAATTGGCGACGTACTTTTTCCCCGACAACGCCGGGCTGGCGGATGAGTACCTCGATGCCACGGCCGCCTATCTCGATGCCTATATCGGGATCTTGGGAGAATACCCCTTTCATCGATTCGCGGTCGTGGAAAACTTCTTCCCCAGCGGGCTCGGCATGCCGTCGTTTACCCTGCTGGGCAGCGGGAGCATCAAGCGGCACTACGTCCAGCCCTACGCCCTGGGACATGAAATCGTCCATTCCTGGATCGGCAATTCCGTTTTTCATCGCCAGGGTGCCGGCAACTGGGTCGAGGGATTGACGACCTACCTGGCCAATTACTATTGGCATGAGCTGACCGGCGACGATCGGCAGGCGGCCGAACAGCGACGTATGATGGTGGAGGGCTACAGCCTCTACGTGGAGCAAGACCGCGACTATCCGGTTTCCCGCTTTTTCGCCAAGCATGACGAGAGAGACAACGCCATTGGCTATCACAAGGCCGCCTTCGTGTTTCAGCACCTACGTCATGAAATCGGCGACGAAGCGTTCTGGCGCGGCGTCAAGACGTTCGCCCAAGGGTACCGCAATCGACCGGCCGATTGGGGGGATATCGAGAGGGTCTTTGCCCGGGAGAGCAAGAGGGATCTCCGTTGGTTTTTTGAGCAATGGGTTGAACGGGGCGGCGCGCCGCAACTCTCCTTGGACGAGGTTCATGCCCGTTCGGTTCGCAATCAAGACGGAGGGGAGACATGGCGAACGGCCGTTCGGGTTCGTCAGTCCGGACGGCCGTTTCAAATGGCCGTCCCTCTCCGAATCATTTTGGATGAGGGAGCGGAAACGAGATGGATCAGGCTTGGTCCCGCCGCCGCGACGACCGAAGAGCTTGTGGTCGCGGCTCGCCCGCTTCAAGTGCAACTGGATCCCGATTGGATGGTGTTCCGCCGGGTCCCACGCAGCCGGTTGACGCCGATGTTGAACGGATACGTGACCGACGGCAAGAGGACGGTGGCGCGAGCCGCCACGGGAGCGGCCGGCCCCTTTCAACCTGTCCTCGACCGAATTGTCGAGAGAGAATCTGAGTGGCCTGAATCGAGAAAGACCGCGATCGTATCGTTGGGAGAAACGGCCTTGCCGCCGGCCGGGTCGGTTCTGATCTTGGGAGGCGCCGATCAACGGAACAGGATAGAGCCGCTCGTCAAGGAGTCCTGTGGCGACCTGGTTCGATTCCGCGAGGAAGGCTTTGATGTGAAGGGTCGGACCTATGAAGGTCCCGAGATGGCCGTGCTCTTCACCTGTCGCCGCGCCGCCGTACCAGAGAGCGTGGCGACGGTCCTCTACGGCCTGAGTCCGGGAGCGGTTGAGAGGGTCGCACACTATCTGTTTTATTATGGCTGGCATAGCTACGTGGTCTTTAAAAACGGAACCGTGGTGGAGCGCGGGTTGTGGCAGGATGAGCCGGAGGCGAAGGAGGTAGAAGTCAATGGGGCTCGGTAG
- a CDS encoding TolB-like translocation protein gives MGLGRSWRRLAWGLVGALCLSLGCAANEARKDSARSVTGHSVAGSTERHLANIRQLTFGRQNAEAYFSFDGAKLIFQSTNDWTKGASVADKPAEAGLGCYQMYVMDIETGHVQMVSTGKGATTCGYFYPGDRRVIYASTHEAGPACPPKPKRGGTYRWALDDYDLYAVDLDGNNFKRLTTTPGYDAEATLSPDGKTIVWTSVRDGDLDLYAMDLDGTRVRRLTDDVGYDGGAFFSPDSTRIVYRASHPTEPEEAAHYRDLLAQGLVEPNQLEIFVMNADGSGKKQVTSNRASNFAPFFHPDGRRIIFSSNVETRNEKGRPSFHLYLVNDDGTGLERVTTEGRFNSFPMFSPDGKRLVWVSDRHAKEPGEFNVFLADWIP, from the coding sequence ATGGGGCTCGGTAGATCTTGGAGACGTCTCGCGTGGGGGTTGGTGGGGGCGTTGTGCCTGTCCCTCGGATGTGCGGCCAACGAGGCTCGGAAAGACTCCGCAAGGTCCGTCACAGGTCACTCCGTCGCCGGCTCGACGGAGCGCCACCTTGCCAATATCCGGCAACTGACCTTCGGCCGCCAGAATGCGGAGGCCTATTTTTCATTCGACGGCGCGAAGCTGATTTTTCAATCCACCAACGATTGGACGAAGGGGGCGTCGGTTGCCGATAAACCGGCCGAGGCCGGGCTCGGCTGTTATCAGATGTACGTGATGGACATCGAGACCGGTCACGTTCAGATGGTGAGCACCGGCAAGGGAGCCACGACCTGCGGGTACTTTTATCCGGGCGATCGCCGCGTCATCTACGCCTCGACGCACGAGGCCGGTCCGGCCTGTCCTCCCAAACCGAAGCGGGGCGGAACCTATCGGTGGGCGCTTGACGACTATGATCTGTACGCGGTGGATCTTGACGGGAACAATTTCAAACGGCTGACGACGACGCCGGGCTATGACGCGGAGGCGACCCTCTCGCCGGACGGCAAGACCATCGTCTGGACGTCGGTGCGGGACGGCGATCTTGATCTCTACGCGATGGATCTCGACGGGACGAGGGTCAGGCGGTTGACCGACGACGTCGGCTATGACGGCGGCGCGTTTTTTTCGCCGGACAGCACACGAATCGTGTATCGCGCGTCACACCCGACTGAACCGGAAGAGGCGGCTCATTATCGAGATTTGCTGGCGCAGGGGTTGGTCGAGCCGAACCAGCTCGAGATCTTCGTGATGAACGCCGATGGGTCCGGAAAAAAGCAGGTGACGTCGAACAGAGCGTCGAACTTCGCGCCGTTTTTTCATCCGGACGGGCGGCGCATCATTTTTTCCTCCAACGTGGAAACAAGAAATGAAAAGGGCCGACCCAGTTTCCACCTGTATCTCGTCAATGACGATGGCACGGGGCTGGAGCGGGTCACCACGGAAGGCCGCTTCAACAGTTTCCCGATGTTTTCACCGGATGGGAAACGGTTGGTGTGGGTGTCGGATCGCCATGCCAAGGAGCCGGGGGAATTCAACGTCTTTCTGGCCGATTGGATCCCCTAG
- a CDS encoding phosphatase PAP2 family protein, with amino-acid sequence MPVTADQEAEPFSADRDSIGPCDDRPRSGIGGLLASGCCSVAALIITFLGFSQFDLPIARYVRSVTTYRPWEQLTIPWMAFTSNAGDWIGEGTHLVAFSLALAAVGWFWSKETVKKAGIETLLAHGLAAVMVNGLKHLIGRPRPKFTHSGDWSLAPSMTSGFDSFPSGHSSIGFAVATVLAKRFPAIGPLAIGIACFVVLSRVLRGSHFPTDVIGGAVIGVVSGTIAAAPLKQWRTSIAEGLLYSAWGTCATLALLWALARPAEGGIAGAVLIVLGLAATAGGLWLRRLMWKGNGASGFSTKASPLLIAYGLAAMTTSLYVVAATGLTCLAHWLGGEPVVQEKRPIRLSWSAAREVALLLGVLSALLLLFGVRGVLPFR; translated from the coding sequence GTGCCGGTGACCGCCGATCAGGAGGCAGAACCCTTCTCGGCCGATCGAGACTCCATCGGCCCTTGCGACGACCGGCCTCGGTCGGGAATCGGCGGGCTCCTCGCCTCCGGCTGTTGTTCCGTCGCCGCGCTGATCATCACCTTCCTCGGGTTTTCTCAATTTGATCTTCCTATCGCTCGATACGTGCGGTCCGTCACGACGTACCGCCCCTGGGAGCAGCTCACCATCCCCTGGATGGCCTTTACCAGCAACGCCGGGGACTGGATCGGCGAAGGAACGCACCTGGTCGCCTTCAGCCTGGCCTTGGCGGCGGTCGGATGGTTTTGGTCGAAGGAGACGGTCAAAAAAGCGGGCATCGAAACCCTGCTCGCGCACGGCCTCGCGGCCGTGATGGTGAACGGGCTCAAGCACCTGATCGGCAGACCCCGTCCCAAATTTACCCACTCCGGCGACTGGTCGCTCGCGCCGTCGATGACGTCCGGGTTCGATTCGTTTCCCTCCGGTCATTCGTCGATCGGTTTTGCCGTCGCGACCGTCCTGGCCAAGCGGTTTCCCGCAATCGGTCCGCTCGCGATCGGCATCGCCTGTTTCGTGGTGCTCAGTCGTGTTCTTCGCGGGTCTCATTTTCCGACCGACGTGATCGGGGGAGCCGTAATCGGGGTTGTAAGCGGGACGATAGCCGCCGCTCCCTTGAAACAGTGGCGGACGTCGATTGCAGAGGGGTTGTTGTATTCCGCATGGGGAACCTGCGCCACGTTGGCGCTGCTGTGGGCCTTGGCTCGCCCCGCGGAAGGAGGAATCGCCGGTGCGGTCCTGATCGTATTGGGCCTGGCCGCCACGGCTGGTGGGTTATGGCTTCGGCGACTCATGTGGAAGGGCAACGGCGCATCCGGCTTCTCGACGAAGGCCTCGCCGCTTCTCATCGCCTATGGCCTTGCCGCGATGACGACGTCGCTCTACGTGGTGGCGGCCACCGGGTTGACCTGCCTTGCACATTGGCTTGGCGGCGAACCGGTCGTTCAAGAAAAGAGGCCGATTCGCTTGTCATGGTCGGCGGCGAGAGAGGTCGCTCTCTTGCTCGGTGTGCTGTCGGCTCTGTTGCTCCTGTTCGGCGTTCGCGGAGTGCTTCCCTTTCGGTGA
- a CDS encoding ArnT family glycosyltransferase: MISDRQPPRLVMAAVLLALSALLLFVGLGDMGLTDRDEGRNAEAGREMFASGDLVTPTFNGELRVAKPVFIYWLMTLSYQAFGVSEFAARAPSAVFGVALVLMQFVFLSRWRGTAVGFAGAFMLLLNVEMLALGRMAITDSVLIFFTTLSLYGFWLGLHGTGTERHWIWSFYVGMAVATLTKGPVGFLVPLMTVGLYLTAARRWMQFWRRGFPLAGALLFAALTIPWYAAMVIIHGDSYSSQAKLHTVGRFLSPMEGHGAGLWFYIPVLFFGFFPWSPLLPAALYQTYLDWRSRPQTGPAEPSLPDTARSATDDGASEGRELEWFAALWLIGTFVFFTLSSTRLPHYIGPLFPAASLLAASYWFRAGEEPLAKGIRLSLHATTIVGYLLAIGLACLPILYEKFSGKLLNEFPLATEFDLGIGPYLAAASVLIGMGLIGYFGLYREKRWMTLGVAGGTVAAVFLLALYTVVPGINRYAIAPPQELAYAAGVSLDPADQLIAYGTTRPSIAFYAQRRVLFVSTGEWDRLKTALRHPGRTMILLRDDLRGSLPEEAASFQPVLKQHGYVLLANQPMVTIPEPSRQPTSPMLPAH; this comes from the coding sequence ATGATCTCTGATCGCCAACCCCCAAGGCTGGTCATGGCGGCCGTTCTCTTGGCTCTCTCAGCCCTCCTCCTTTTTGTCGGACTCGGAGACATGGGTCTCACCGATCGCGACGAAGGGCGGAACGCGGAGGCCGGCCGCGAGATGTTCGCCTCCGGCGATTTGGTCACTCCCACGTTCAACGGAGAGCTGCGCGTGGCCAAACCGGTGTTCATCTATTGGCTGATGACGCTGTCCTATCAGGCCTTCGGTGTCAGTGAGTTCGCGGCACGGGCTCCTTCGGCCGTCTTCGGTGTGGCGCTGGTCCTCATGCAATTCGTCTTTCTCTCCCGATGGCGGGGAACCGCCGTCGGGTTCGCCGGCGCGTTCATGTTGCTGCTGAACGTCGAAATGCTGGCGCTTGGGCGCATGGCCATTACCGACAGCGTCCTCATCTTCTTTACCACCCTCTCGCTCTATGGGTTTTGGCTGGGGCTGCACGGGACGGGGACGGAGCGCCATTGGATATGGAGCTTCTACGTCGGCATGGCCGTTGCGACCCTCACGAAAGGACCGGTCGGATTCCTGGTTCCATTGATGACGGTGGGACTCTACCTGACGGCGGCACGGCGATGGATGCAGTTCTGGCGGCGCGGCTTCCCCCTTGCCGGCGCCCTCCTGTTCGCGGCACTGACGATCCCCTGGTATGCCGCCATGGTCATCATCCACGGCGACTCCTACAGCTCGCAGGCCAAGCTTCACACCGTCGGCCGCTTTCTCAGCCCGATGGAAGGACATGGGGCAGGGCTGTGGTTCTACATCCCCGTGCTGTTCTTCGGCTTTTTCCCCTGGAGTCCCTTGTTGCCCGCCGCGCTGTATCAGACCTATCTCGACTGGCGGAGCCGACCGCAAACAGGTCCCGCCGAGCCCTCGTTGCCGGACACGGCCCGATCGGCGACCGACGACGGAGCATCGGAGGGAAGAGAGCTGGAATGGTTCGCCGCCCTGTGGCTCATCGGAACCTTTGTCTTTTTCACCCTGTCTTCGACGCGCTTGCCGCATTATATCGGCCCGCTTTTTCCCGCCGCCTCGTTACTGGCGGCATCCTACTGGTTCCGCGCGGGCGAGGAACCGCTCGCGAAAGGGATTCGCTTGTCTCTCCACGCCACGACGATCGTCGGCTATCTCTTGGCGATCGGATTGGCCTGCTTGCCCATCCTGTACGAAAAGTTCTCCGGCAAACTGCTCAATGAGTTTCCCCTCGCCACAGAATTCGACCTGGGAATCGGCCCCTATCTGGCCGCGGCGTCGGTGTTGATCGGCATGGGGCTGATCGGTTATTTCGGGTTGTACCGTGAAAAACGTTGGATGACACTCGGGGTCGCGGGAGGAACGGTCGCCGCCGTCTTCCTCCTCGCGCTCTATACCGTCGTCCCTGGCATCAACCGCTATGCCATCGCTCCGCCCCAGGAACTGGCCTATGCGGCCGGCGTGAGTCTCGATCCGGCCGATCAATTGATCGCCTACGGAACGACCAGACCCTCCATCGCATTTTACGCGCAGCGCCGGGTCCTGTTTGTTTCAACGGGGGAATGGGATCGGCTCAAGACGGCCCTGCGTCATCCGGGCCGCACCATGATCCTCTTGCGGGACGACCTGCGCGGATCCTTGCCGGAGGAAGCCGCCTCGTTTCAACCGGTCCTCAAGCAGCACGGCTACGTGCTCCTGGCCAATCAACCGATGGTGACGATACCGGAGCCGTCCCGGCAACCGACGTCGCCCATGCTCCCCGCTCACTGA
- a CDS encoding lipid-A-disaccharide synthase N-terminal domain-containing protein produces MLTTETIWIGIGFLGQGLFFGRWVVQWILSEKRARSEVPISFWYMSLFGGLITLAYALYREDPVFIAGQGLGSVVYVRNLMLIHRANRRAGEAQRSADDSSRQP; encoded by the coding sequence ATGCTGACGACGGAAACCATTTGGATCGGCATCGGATTTTTGGGCCAAGGTCTGTTTTTCGGTCGCTGGGTGGTCCAATGGATCCTGTCGGAGAAACGCGCCAGAAGCGAGGTTCCCATTTCATTCTGGTATATGAGCCTATTCGGCGGACTCATCACGCTGGCCTATGCGCTTTACCGAGAGGACCCGGTCTTTATCGCTGGACAAGGTCTCGGATCGGTGGTCTATGTTCGCAATCTCATGCTCATTCACCGAGCCAACCGCCGCGCCGGCGAGGCCCAACGTTCCGCCGACGATTCCTCTCGCCAACCATGA